The sequence GGTCGAACGTGTAGACCTCGTCCAGCTTGTCGAGGAGCTGACGCTTCACCTTCTGACGGGTCATCGCGCCGTACTGGCTCTCGATCTGGCCGCGGATGATCTCCTTCAGCTTGTCGAGACCCTCAAGGCCCAGACCCTTGGCGAAGTCGTCATCGATCTTCACCTCGCCCGGAGCCTGCACTTCCTTGACGACGATGTCGAAGGTGACAGCCTTGCCGGCCAGGTGCTTGGCGGGATAGTCCTCGGGGAAGGACACCTCGATGACCTTCTCGTCGCCGGCCTTCAGACCGACGAGCTGCTCCTCGAAGCCCGGAATGAACTGCTTGGAGCCGAGCACCAGCTGTCCGTTCTCGTCGGCACCGCCGTCGAACGGCGTGCCGTCCAGCTTGCCGAGATAGCTCATGAGGACACGGTCGCCCTCCTCGGCCGCACCGTCCTTGGTCTCGAACGGCTTGTTGTTGTCGGCGATCTGGGCGATCTGCTCGTCGATCTCGGCATCGGAGATCTCGACCACCGGACGCTCGATCTCGACCGTCTTGAAGTCGATCAGCTCGAATTCCGGCAGGATATCGTAGCTCATCTTGAACGAGATATCGGCAGACCCCGACAGGATCGCCTCGGCGTCGCCGTCCGGCAGATCGATCTCGGGCTGCAGCGCCGGCTTCTCGTTGCGCTCCTCGACCGCCTTGCGGGTGGTCTCGTTGAGGAGCTCATTGAGGATCTCGGCGGTCGCCTGGCGCCCATAGAGGCGCTTCAGGTGCGCAGCCGGAACCTTGCCCGGCCGGAAGCCCTTGATCTTCACCTTGTCCTTGAGGTCGTCAAGGTACGTATCGAGGCGGCTAGCAAGCTCAGACGCCGGAATGACGACTTTCAGTTCGCGTTTCAGCCCCTCGGCCAGCGTTTCGGTTACC comes from Stappia sp. 28M-7 and encodes:
- the tig gene encoding trigger factor; translation: MQVTETLAEGLKRELKVVIPASELASRLDTYLDDLKDKVKIKGFRPGKVPAAHLKRLYGRQATAEILNELLNETTRKAVEERNEKPALQPEIDLPDGDAEAILSGSADISFKMSYDILPEFELIDFKTVEIERPVVEISDAEIDEQIAQIADNNKPFETKDGAAEEGDRVLMSYLGKLDGTPFDGGADENGQLVLGSKQFIPGFEEQLVGLKAGDEKVIEVSFPEDYPAKHLAGKAVTFDIVVKEVQAPGEVKIDDDFAKGLGLEGLDKLKEIIRGQIESQYGAMTRQKVKRQLLDKLDEVYTFDLPERLVQSEFDGVWRQVEQDMQRSGKSFEDEETTEEEARGEYRKIAERRVRLGLVLSEVGEQNQVKVTDEEVQRALYEKVRQFPGQEKQVFDFYRSNPTALASLQAPIYEEKVVDYILELAKVTDKTVTKDELMAEDEDEA